From one Nonomuraea polychroma genomic stretch:
- the istB gene encoding IS21-like element helper ATPase IstB, producing the protein MTTTPIPTTAPPRLAAPAAAGAAVSGAAYDEAIALTRRLKLPHIRRALAEIVPTAKAQRWDPAEVVRALLAEEAAGRDAANLRTRRSRAAFPTGKTFHIWNEDASSIPIPTQSALRTLEWVGRRENLCICGPSGTGKSHFCEALGQAAVDAGLTVAWFTIEDLGALVRRHRVDDSVSKAMTRITRTDLIIVDDIGLLPVSADAAEGFYRLVDAAYERRSLAVSSNLHPSGFDEIMPKTLATATVDRLLHHAHVVVTQGDSHRLTEATTGNGVVPLN; encoded by the coding sequence TTGACGACCACCCCGATCCCGACCACGGCCCCGCCTCGCCTGGCAGCCCCAGCCGCGGCAGGCGCCGCCGTCTCGGGCGCCGCCTATGACGAGGCGATCGCACTCACCAGACGCCTCAAACTCCCGCACATCCGCCGGGCACTGGCCGAAATCGTCCCCACCGCCAAGGCCCAGCGCTGGGATCCCGCCGAAGTAGTGCGGGCCTTGCTCGCCGAGGAAGCCGCAGGCCGAGACGCCGCGAACCTGCGAACCCGCCGCAGCCGGGCGGCGTTCCCCACCGGCAAGACCTTCCACATCTGGAACGAAGACGCCTCTTCCATCCCCATCCCGACCCAGTCCGCCCTGCGCACCCTGGAATGGGTCGGCCGCCGGGAGAACCTATGCATCTGCGGCCCATCCGGGACCGGCAAAAGCCACTTCTGCGAAGCCCTCGGCCAAGCCGCCGTCGACGCAGGCCTCACCGTCGCCTGGTTCACCATCGAAGACCTCGGCGCCCTGGTCCGCCGCCACCGCGTCGACGACTCCGTCAGCAAGGCGATGACCCGCATCACCCGCACCGACCTCATCATCGTCGACGACATCGGCCTGCTACCCGTCTCCGCCGACGCCGCCGAAGGCTTCTACCGCCTGGTCGATGCCGCCTACGAGCGGCGAAGTCTCGCCGTCAGCAGCAACCTGCATCCGTCCGGCTTCGACGAGATCATGCCCAAGACCCTCGCCACCGCGACCGTCGACCGACTCCTGCACCACGCCCACGTCGTCGTCACCCAAGGTGACAGCCACCGGCTCACCGAAGCCACCACCGGCAACGGCGTCGTCCCACTCAACTAA
- a CDS encoding DUF6221 family protein has protein sequence MATGPWTAYLPDPLRLHIARYDPARVLREVEAKRCILDALASDVAQFSGGVEQQKFAERMATWAKAYAVLRLLALPYADHPDYQERWKP, from the coding sequence GTGGCCACCGGCCCATGGACGGCCTACCTCCCGGATCCGCTGCGCCTGCACATCGCCCGCTATGACCCTGCCCGTGTACTCCGAGAGGTAGAAGCCAAGAGGTGCATCCTCGACGCGCTCGCGTCTGATGTCGCCCAGTTCTCCGGCGGAGTCGAGCAACAGAAGTTCGCCGAACGGATGGCGACGTGGGCCAAGGCGTACGCCGTCCTACGCCTGCTCGCCCTGCCGTACGCCGACCACCCGGACTACCAGGAGAGGTGGAAGCCGTGA
- a CDS encoding DUF6221 family protein: protein MRRRVSSVDDLIAFLRARLDEEEQAANAAAEEARALDGWWTLRGRRPNRRRGCRGHRPMDGLPPGSAAPAHRPL, encoded by the coding sequence GTGCGGCGAAGGGTGAGCAGCGTGGATGACCTGATCGCGTTCCTGCGAGCGCGGCTCGACGAGGAGGAGCAGGCGGCGAACGCTGCGGCAGAAGAGGCACGAGCCCTGGACGGATGGTGGACCCTACGCGGACGACGTCCGAACAGACGGCGGGGGTGTCGTGGCCACCGGCCCATGGACGGCCTACCTCCCGGATCCGCTGCGCCTGCACATCGCCCGCTATGA
- a CDS encoding DUF7662 domain-containing protein, with product MVAREQYERLTRHLRDDGRDRIEMTFAEVAWVVGEDLPANAGRYNAWWATDPKHTHAVWLDVGYIARPNLTAQRVVFDRGTP from the coding sequence ATGGTGGCCCGAGAGCAGTACGAGCGCCTCACCCGACACCTCCGGGACGATGGACGCGACCGGATCGAGATGACCTTCGCCGAGGTTGCCTGGGTGGTCGGCGAGGACCTGCCCGCGAACGCTGGCCGATACAACGCATGGTGGGCCACTGATCCCAAGCACACACATGCCGTCTGGCTCGACGTCGGCTACATCGCCCGGCCCAATCTCACCGCCCAGCGCGTCGTCTTCGACCGGGGGACACCGTGA
- a CDS encoding alpha/beta fold hydrolase — translation MRTRSSLLAAAFVAMATLLPVSAAVAEAPGGATATPTASGTPKASSTPNASGTSTASPSPTASKTPAPGKSSITWAPCEEEPSAECGKLAVPIDWSRPNGAKVELAVARRKATDPAARVGSLVLGAGGPGGSGVEFAYSSPGFFTPEIQKRFDIVGFDPRGVGRSHPITCSASVYNQAPYAVMKSQADYVKWVAFAKKLRADCRARTGPLYDHVDSVNVARDLDALRAALGEEKLTFYGVSYGTLLGQMYAELFPTKIRAMTLDSNMDHSLGVKAFLDSEAAAVEDAFDQFVGWCDQEPSCVLHGKDVRAVWERILAKARDGKLYWPGVPGKPVTELQVLWNGVLGTEGPAWALLAEVLRALDGGEPPSWVPPLPGRQPVSGETAQLATTILCEDYKLKVRSYKEYAFLLRSSKRRAPDMRFNPMPIEDLPVCLNHPTNNPQHRLRYTGSAPILLGNSLHDPSTPYSWSANVAKQLGPKAVLLTYEGWGHRIYGKDECSTVPIDNYLISLTVPPHGFRCPVGGRVETKLKKDQRELWRTDGLKWAGPLAGLPRFQAPAFTGTSRTSG, via the coding sequence GTGCGAACACGATCTTCTCTGCTCGCCGCCGCCTTCGTGGCGATGGCGACGTTGTTACCTGTTTCGGCCGCCGTGGCGGAGGCCCCTGGCGGAGCCACCGCGACCCCGACGGCGTCGGGCACTCCGAAGGCCTCGAGCACTCCCAATGCCTCGGGAACCTCGACGGCGTCGCCGAGCCCGACGGCCTCCAAGACCCCGGCTCCGGGGAAGAGCAGTATCACCTGGGCGCCTTGCGAGGAGGAGCCCTCCGCCGAGTGCGGCAAGCTGGCGGTGCCGATAGACTGGTCCCGCCCGAACGGCGCCAAGGTCGAGCTGGCCGTCGCGCGCCGCAAGGCCACCGACCCGGCAGCCCGGGTCGGGTCTCTAGTGCTCGGCGCGGGTGGCCCGGGCGGATCCGGTGTGGAGTTCGCCTACAGCTCCCCCGGCTTCTTCACCCCGGAGATCCAGAAGCGGTTCGACATCGTCGGTTTCGACCCGCGGGGCGTGGGTCGCAGTCACCCGATCACCTGCTCGGCGTCGGTGTACAACCAGGCGCCGTACGCCGTCATGAAGAGCCAGGCCGACTACGTCAAATGGGTCGCTTTCGCCAAGAAGCTGCGTGCGGACTGCCGGGCCCGTACCGGCCCGCTGTACGATCACGTTGATTCGGTCAACGTCGCGCGTGACCTGGACGCCCTGCGCGCCGCGCTCGGCGAGGAGAAGCTGACCTTCTACGGGGTCTCGTACGGCACGCTGCTCGGCCAGATGTACGCCGAGCTGTTCCCCACCAAGATCCGGGCCATGACCCTGGACAGCAACATGGACCACAGCCTCGGCGTCAAGGCGTTCCTCGACAGCGAGGCCGCCGCCGTCGAGGACGCCTTCGACCAGTTCGTCGGCTGGTGCGACCAGGAGCCCAGTTGCGTGCTGCACGGGAAAGACGTCCGCGCGGTGTGGGAGAGGATCCTGGCCAAGGCGCGTGACGGCAAGTTGTACTGGCCGGGCGTCCCCGGCAAGCCGGTGACCGAGCTCCAGGTCCTGTGGAACGGCGTGCTGGGCACCGAAGGTCCCGCCTGGGCGCTGCTGGCCGAGGTGCTTCGCGCGCTGGACGGCGGCGAGCCGCCGTCGTGGGTGCCTCCGCTGCCCGGCCGCCAGCCCGTGTCCGGGGAGACGGCCCAGCTGGCCACCACAATCCTGTGCGAGGACTACAAGCTGAAGGTGCGCAGCTACAAGGAATACGCCTTCCTGCTGCGCAGCTCCAAGCGCCGCGCTCCTGACATGCGCTTCAACCCGATGCCGATCGAGGATTTGCCGGTCTGCCTCAACCACCCCACCAACAACCCGCAGCACCGGCTGCGTTACACGGGCAGCGCTCCGATCCTGCTGGGCAACTCGCTGCACGATCCCTCCACCCCGTACAGCTGGTCCGCCAACGTGGCCAAGCAACTCGGCCCGAAGGCCGTGCTGCTCACCTACGAAGGCTGGGGCCACCGCATCTACGGCAAGGACGAGTGCAGCACGGTGCCGATCGACAACTACCTGATCTCGCTGACCGTGCCTCCGCACGGCTTCCGCTGCCCCGTGGGCGGCAGGGTCGAGACCAAGCTCAAGAAGGACCAGCGTGAGCTGTGGCGGACGGACGGCCTGAAGTGGGCAGGTCCGTTGGCGGGCCTGCCCCGCTTCCAGGCCCCGGCTTTCACCGGCACGTCCAGGACGTCCGGCTGA
- a CDS encoding tyrosine-type recombinase/integrase yields MGEGGRLPAAGDQPLISGTPENGGAHTAADHALSADTRRLIADGVPANTRRAYARQWAAFTTWCATQNRLALPATAATLAEYTAQLCAAGQAPASIEQALAAVRTMHRLAGHAGQPSTEAARLALRAYKRRRAEDGGRGQREAPPITIDALRAMVAACDLTTPIGLRDRLLLVLGLALMGRRSELVALTREDVREVSDGLEVVIRTSKTDKDSAGETIAIPRGSHPLTDPVAAWRDWLHVLDQAGHTAGRLLRRVNRHGGMGPSLGADAVNVIVRDLAVRAGVPFAETVTAHSLRAGGATVAYAAGVPVAVIAKHGRWAPASPVVLRYIRAVDRWRDNAMRNVGL; encoded by the coding sequence ATGGGTGAGGGCGGGCGGCTGCCAGCGGCGGGAGACCAGCCGCTGATTTCCGGGACGCCAGAAAATGGCGGCGCGCACACCGCCGCCGACCACGCACTCAGCGCCGACACCCGGCGCCTCATCGCCGATGGCGTGCCCGCCAACACCCGCCGCGCCTACGCCCGCCAATGGGCCGCCTTCACCACCTGGTGCGCCACGCAGAACCGCCTCGCGCTGCCCGCCACCGCCGCCACCCTGGCCGAATACACCGCCCAGCTGTGCGCCGCCGGGCAGGCCCCGGCCAGCATCGAGCAGGCCCTGGCCGCGGTGCGCACCATGCACCGGCTGGCCGGCCATGCCGGCCAGCCGTCTACCGAGGCCGCCCGGCTGGCGCTGCGCGCCTACAAGCGCCGGCGCGCCGAAGACGGCGGGCGCGGCCAGCGTGAGGCCCCGCCCATCACCATCGACGCGCTGCGCGCCATGGTCGCCGCCTGCGACCTGACCACCCCGATCGGGCTGCGTGACCGGCTGCTGCTCGTGCTCGGCCTGGCGCTGATGGGCCGCCGCAGCGAGCTTGTCGCCCTGACCAGAGAGGACGTGCGGGAGGTCAGCGATGGCCTGGAGGTGGTCATCCGCACCTCCAAGACCGACAAGGACTCGGCCGGCGAGACCATCGCCATTCCCCGCGGCAGCCACCCGCTCACTGACCCGGTCGCCGCCTGGCGCGACTGGCTGCACGTCCTCGACCAGGCCGGACACACCGCCGGGCGGCTGCTGCGCCGGGTCAACCGGCACGGCGGTATGGGCCCTTCGCTCGGCGCCGACGCCGTCAACGTCATCGTCCGCGACCTCGCCGTGCGCGCCGGCGTGCCTTTCGCTGAGACGGTCACGGCGCACAGCCTGCGCGCCGGGGGCGCCACCGTCGCCTACGCCGCCGGCGTCCCGGTCGCCGTCATCGCCAAGCACGGCCGCTGGGCCCCTGCCTCACCCGTCGTGCTGCGGTACATCAGGGCCGTCGACCGCTGGCGGGACAACGCCATGCGTAATGTCGGCCTCTGA
- the nuoH gene encoding NADH-quinone oxidoreductase subunit NuoH: MAGVLAVDPTLTDFGDDPVWITIVKAVMLFLFLALGVVFGVWFERKLISRMQNRYGPNRAGKFGLLQSVADAIKMGLKEDLFPRTVDRVLYLLAPVIMVVPAFLAFSIVPFGPVVSLFGEQTPLQLVDLPVAVLFMLAMGAVSVYGVVLAGWSSRSPYALLGGLRSAAQVVSYEIAMGLSFVAVFIFAGTLSTSEIVAAQQDTWFVVLLIPSFLIYVVCMFGEAARIPFDLPEGEGELVGGFQTEYSSSLKFALIMMGEYLHTFTASGIAVTLFLGGWRAPFPISLWEGANTGWWPVLWFLIKFVLTFSFIIWVRASLPRVRYDQLMSLGWKVLIPVNLAWILLVAGVRNVMLNQDNRVLNVALGLLIVVAALAIWMRFDTVDQRRKEEKKAQVDAEFEELSNEPTAGGFPVPPLDLPHYHGVSRP; encoded by the coding sequence ATGGCAGGCGTTCTCGCGGTCGATCCCACCCTCACCGACTTCGGCGACGACCCGGTGTGGATCACCATCGTCAAGGCCGTGATGTTGTTCCTCTTTCTGGCGCTCGGGGTCGTCTTCGGGGTCTGGTTCGAGCGCAAGCTGATCTCTCGGATGCAGAACCGCTACGGCCCCAACCGGGCCGGCAAGTTCGGCCTGCTGCAGTCGGTCGCCGACGCGATCAAGATGGGTTTGAAGGAGGACCTCTTCCCGCGCACGGTGGATCGGGTGCTCTACCTGCTGGCGCCGGTCATCATGGTGGTGCCGGCGTTCCTGGCCTTCTCCATCGTGCCGTTCGGGCCGGTCGTCAGCCTGTTCGGCGAGCAGACGCCGCTGCAGCTGGTCGACCTGCCGGTGGCGGTGCTGTTCATGCTGGCCATGGGCGCGGTGTCCGTCTACGGTGTGGTGCTGGCCGGGTGGTCGTCGCGCTCGCCGTACGCGCTGCTCGGTGGCCTGCGGTCGGCGGCCCAGGTGGTGTCGTACGAGATCGCGATGGGTCTGTCGTTCGTGGCGGTGTTCATCTTCGCCGGGACGCTGTCCACCTCGGAGATCGTCGCGGCGCAGCAGGACACCTGGTTCGTGGTGCTGCTGATCCCGTCGTTCCTGATCTACGTGGTCTGCATGTTCGGCGAGGCCGCCCGTATCCCGTTCGACCTGCCGGAGGGCGAGGGCGAGCTGGTCGGCGGCTTCCAGACCGAATACTCCTCGTCGCTGAAGTTCGCCCTGATCATGATGGGCGAATACCTGCACACGTTCACCGCCTCCGGCATCGCGGTGACGCTGTTCCTCGGCGGGTGGCGGGCGCCGTTCCCGATCTCGCTCTGGGAGGGCGCCAACACGGGCTGGTGGCCGGTCCTGTGGTTCCTCATCAAGTTCGTGCTGACCTTCAGCTTCATCATCTGGGTGCGGGCCTCGCTGCCGCGCGTGCGCTACGACCAGCTGATGTCGCTGGGCTGGAAGGTGCTGATCCCGGTCAACCTGGCGTGGATCCTGCTGGTGGCCGGGGTGCGCAACGTGATGCTCAACCAGGACAACAGGGTGCTCAACGTCGCCCTCGGCCTGCTCATCGTGGTCGCCGCTCTGGCCATCTGGATGCGCTTCGACACCGTCGACCAGCGACGCAAGGAAGAGAAGAAAGCCCAGGTCGACGCCGAGTTCGAGGAACTGTCCAACGAGCCGACGGCCGGTGGCTTCCCCGTGCCGCCGCTGGACCTGCCGCACTATCACGGCGTTTCCCGGCCGTGA
- a CDS encoding helix-turn-helix transcriptional regulator, giving the protein MAIHSLPTQPQAEPYQMIGRLSPPHLRPYVLGWAGFRTRAGEPAHPSRMLPLNAATLIIDFTGMSPIVTGPRATATFSAHTPWRHGVAVGLTPAGMSALMGTPIREVAGTTAHLENLLGTRAAELTDRLIASASWADRFSLLEERLTAWLRPDAAPNDLIMHAWWRLQEPAGPSTIGSLAGELGVSRRYVELGFRRVVGLSPKTVARIARFQRTVDTWRRPSATLNEAVACGYADQPHLTREIRAMAQMTPKQLFAFVQYTDRLTG; this is encoded by the coding sequence ATGGCGATTCATTCGCTGCCCACGCAGCCGCAGGCGGAGCCGTACCAGATGATCGGCCGCCTCTCACCGCCGCACCTGCGGCCGTACGTGCTGGGGTGGGCCGGCTTTCGCACCCGGGCGGGAGAGCCCGCCCACCCCAGCCGGATGCTGCCGCTCAACGCGGCCACCCTGATCATCGACTTCACCGGCATGAGCCCCATCGTCACCGGTCCCCGCGCCACCGCGACGTTCTCGGCCCATACGCCGTGGCGTCACGGGGTGGCGGTCGGGCTCACCCCCGCCGGGATGTCGGCGCTGATGGGGACGCCCATACGCGAGGTGGCCGGCACGACCGCGCATCTGGAAAACCTCCTCGGCACCCGTGCCGCGGAGCTGACCGACCGGCTGATCGCGTCGGCGAGCTGGGCGGACCGCTTCAGCCTGCTGGAGGAGCGACTGACGGCGTGGCTGCGCCCCGACGCCGCCCCCAACGACCTGATCATGCACGCCTGGTGGCGGCTGCAGGAGCCCGCCGGCCCGTCCACCATCGGGTCCCTCGCCGGTGAGCTGGGCGTCAGCCGTCGTTATGTCGAGCTCGGATTCCGCCGGGTGGTGGGCTTGTCGCCCAAGACGGTAGCCCGGATCGCCCGGTTCCAGCGGACCGTGGACACGTGGAGACGGCCCTCGGCCACGCTGAACGAGGCCGTCGCCTGCGGTTACGCCGACCAGCCTCACCTCACCCGAGAGATCCGGGCGATGGCGCAGATGACACCGAAGCAGCTGTTCGCATTCGTTCAATACACCGATCGGCTCACCGGCTAG
- a CDS encoding alpha/beta fold hydrolase, with protein sequence MVNLPSMLSLRNCGLRYADSGGNGVPLVFSHGAGADHVMFDAQREYLHARGYRTVTWDMRGHGLSRPAGVRFTAEQAIADLCALIEHLALDRPVLVGQSLGGNLSQAVVQRHPDLARALIVIDATPNTAPLSRKERLLVKAVALILLTIPAKELPRLMAEASAITQDAQADARRAFGQLSKKEFVQVWRATVEFLSPDPGYRTPVPLCLIRGEQDRTGNIASAMPRWAETEDIDEVVIPDAGHIANQDNRQAVNEAIDAFLRTIPASKEAQR encoded by the coding sequence ATGGTGAATCTGCCGTCCATGCTCTCTCTCCGCAACTGCGGCCTGCGCTACGCCGACAGCGGCGGCAACGGTGTGCCGCTGGTGTTCTCGCACGGGGCCGGGGCCGACCACGTGATGTTCGACGCCCAACGGGAGTACCTGCATGCCCGGGGGTATCGCACCGTCACCTGGGACATGCGCGGCCACGGCCTCTCGCGCCCGGCCGGTGTCCGGTTCACCGCCGAGCAGGCGATCGCGGACCTATGCGCGCTGATCGAGCACCTGGCGCTGGACCGGCCGGTGCTCGTCGGACAGTCCCTCGGTGGCAACCTCAGCCAGGCCGTCGTCCAGCGGCATCCCGACCTCGCCCGCGCCCTGATCGTCATCGACGCGACGCCGAACACCGCACCGTTGTCCCGGAAGGAACGCCTGCTGGTGAAGGCGGTTGCGCTGATCCTGTTGACGATCCCGGCCAAGGAGCTCCCGCGGCTGATGGCCGAAGCCTCCGCGATCACCCAGGACGCGCAGGCGGATGCGCGGCGGGCCTTTGGTCAGTTATCGAAGAAGGAGTTCGTCCAGGTGTGGCGGGCAACCGTCGAGTTCCTCTCCCCGGACCCCGGCTATCGCACGCCCGTGCCACTGTGCCTGATCCGCGGCGAGCAGGACCGCACCGGCAACATCGCCTCGGCCATGCCCCGGTGGGCCGAGACCGAAGACATCGATGAGGTCGTCATCCCCGACGCGGGCCATATCGCCAACCAGGACAACCGGCAGGCGGTCAATGAAGCGATCGACGCGTTCCTGCGCACGATCCCGGCATCGAAGGAGGCACAGCGATGA
- a CDS encoding GbsR/MarR family transcriptional regulator produces the protein MSTRHAFITSVGDLLASWNLPHATGRAYGLLLLSEEPVSLDTIAAELELSKGAVSTAVRQLDSWGLAKVIPQPGSRRLLVEATGGIESLLEASQARARTLIAALREGEALVNPGPAQERLHDVIGLFAGYVDVGSQMLTRYRRQRTGSART, from the coding sequence ATGAGCACGCGCCATGCGTTCATCACCTCGGTGGGTGACCTGCTGGCCTCATGGAACCTCCCACACGCGACCGGGCGCGCCTACGGGCTGCTGCTCCTCAGCGAGGAGCCGGTCTCTCTCGATACGATCGCCGCCGAGCTCGAGCTGAGCAAGGGGGCGGTGAGCACCGCGGTACGGCAGCTGGATTCCTGGGGACTGGCCAAGGTGATCCCGCAGCCCGGCAGCCGCCGGCTCCTGGTTGAAGCCACGGGAGGAATCGAGTCGCTGCTGGAGGCCAGCCAGGCGCGGGCCAGGACCCTGATCGCCGCCCTGCGCGAGGGCGAGGCCCTGGTGAATCCCGGCCCGGCACAAGAGCGGCTCCACGATGTGATCGGATTGTTCGCCGGCTATGTCGACGTCGGAAGCCAGATGCTCACCAGATACCGCCGCCAGCGGACCGGGTCCGCCCGCACCTGA
- a CDS encoding serine hydrolase domain-containing protein, translating to MSVTLTDQDKLTLRTAAYGAVTLLAATGAAGSPHKVATEGSIALASATGLVGHVLSEKSKGMNLNGTSVAALADHVLPALTAAMSLLNQQAPAEADNFRSTVIIAMRAATRTQKGQPSPTMAEMARKITAALDAASVMPGVAAADSGALPNAPAGQDRLELQKAIQEIVDSGFAGVQLRVHDERGEWVGSAGVRRLGEAAKPLTNGRFRIGSSTKTFVATLVLQLVAEGTIGLDDPVADYLPEFGLDRRITVRMLLQHTSGVFNFTGEYYDDGTVVPGIPWSGQEWVDNRFKTYRPEELVRLALSKPVRFAPGTDWSYSNTNYVLARLLIEKVTGRSLAEEMQRLILGPLGLSGTVVPDTQTDIPGPHAHAYYRYEDAGQQKTVDVTRQNPSWISSGGDMISTTQDLHTFISALMGGKLLPAPLLAEMCKPHPKVGYGLGVFVQDAGPNGGTVITHNGGIAGYAALMYSTPDGGKTLTASLTYVDDAAMSLAEAFQKATQRLVNEVFCNGQAEPAQ from the coding sequence ATGTCCGTCACCCTTACCGACCAGGACAAGCTCACCCTGCGGACCGCCGCCTACGGCGCCGTCACGCTGCTGGCCGCCACTGGTGCCGCCGGCTCGCCCCACAAGGTCGCCACCGAGGGCTCCATCGCCCTGGCCTCCGCGACCGGCCTGGTCGGGCACGTACTCTCCGAGAAGTCAAAAGGCATGAACCTGAACGGCACGTCCGTAGCCGCCCTCGCCGACCACGTGCTGCCGGCCCTGACGGCAGCCATGAGCCTGCTCAACCAGCAGGCTCCGGCAGAGGCCGACAACTTCCGCAGCACCGTCATCATCGCCATGAGAGCAGCCACCCGAACCCAGAAAGGCCAGCCCAGCCCCACCATGGCCGAGATGGCCCGCAAGATCACCGCAGCCCTCGACGCCGCTTCGGTCATGCCCGGGGTGGCCGCCGCGGACAGTGGGGCCCTGCCGAACGCCCCTGCCGGGCAGGATCGCCTGGAGCTGCAGAAGGCCATCCAGGAGATCGTCGATTCCGGTTTCGCCGGGGTGCAGTTGCGCGTGCACGATGAGCGGGGGGAGTGGGTCGGCAGCGCCGGGGTGCGCAGGCTGGGCGAGGCCGCGAAGCCGCTGACGAACGGGCGGTTCCGGATAGGCAGCTCCACCAAGACCTTCGTCGCGACCCTGGTGCTGCAATTGGTGGCCGAGGGCACGATCGGGCTGGACGACCCGGTGGCCGACTACCTGCCCGAGTTCGGGCTGGACCGGCGGATCACGGTGCGGATGCTGCTGCAGCACACCAGTGGAGTGTTCAACTTCACCGGCGAGTACTACGACGACGGGACGGTCGTGCCGGGGATCCCCTGGTCGGGCCAGGAGTGGGTGGACAACCGGTTCAAGACCTACCGGCCGGAGGAGCTGGTACGGCTGGCGTTGTCCAAGCCGGTGCGGTTCGCGCCGGGGACGGACTGGAGCTATTCCAACACCAACTACGTGCTGGCCAGGCTGCTGATCGAGAAGGTCACCGGCCGCTCGCTCGCCGAGGAGATGCAGCGGCTGATCCTGGGGCCGCTCGGCCTGTCGGGCACCGTGGTGCCGGACACCCAGACGGACATCCCCGGGCCGCACGCCCACGCCTACTACCGGTACGAGGACGCCGGCCAGCAGAAGACGGTCGACGTCACCCGCCAGAATCCCTCCTGGATCTCCAGCGGCGGTGACATGATCTCGACCACCCAGGACCTCCACACGTTCATCTCCGCGCTGATGGGCGGCAAGCTCCTGCCGGCCCCGCTGCTGGCCGAGATGTGCAAGCCGCATCCCAAGGTCGGCTACGGCCTGGGAGTGTTCGTGCAGGACGCGGGCCCGAACGGCGGCACCGTCATCACCCACAACGGCGGCATCGCGGGCTACGCGGCGCTGATGTACAGCACGCCCGACGGCGGTAAGACCCTGACCGCCTCGCTGACCTATGTGGACGACGCCGCAATGTCCCTGGCAGAGGCGTTCCAGAAGGCGACGCAGAGGCTCGTCAACGAGGTGTTCTGCAACGGGCAGGCCGAGCCGGCTCAGTAG
- a CDS encoding alpha/beta hydrolase fold domain-containing protein codes for MTPSAARPPPPRRPRPARPARLHGMADILIVTAEHDALRDEGNASARRLAQAGVRVTYWQEPGLMHGFVQNMDLTSPEAAAAHDRLFGDIASLLRR; via the coding sequence CTGACGCCGAGCGCAGCTCGGCCTCCGCCTCCACGCCGACCACGCCCAGCACGCCCAGCACGCCTGCACGGCATGGCCGACATCCTGATCGTGACAGCCGAGCACGACGCGCTGCGCGACGAGGGCAACGCCTCCGCCCGTCGCCTGGCACAGGCGGGTGTACGGGTGACGTACTGGCAAGAACCTGGCCTGATGCACGGCTTCGTCCAGAACATGGACCTGACCTCCCCGGAGGCGGCCGCTGCCCACGACCGGCTGTTCGGCGACATCGCCTCCCTGCTGCGCAGGTGA
- a CDS encoding spore-associated protein A produces MRTRKLATLLAGATLAASTTLVAGAAPASAAGPCGSSYSRVGVYAISRGDGTRTGTLEVYYSSSARKNCALTYGYGAYANTRSWKRVTISRADGSQEDTDANYYTYYAGPVYVSAPGACIDVAGTVPDWVTRELNNVHCG; encoded by the coding sequence GTGCGTACACGTAAACTGGCGACCCTCCTCGCCGGCGCGACCCTGGCCGCCTCTACCACACTGGTGGCGGGCGCTGCTCCGGCCAGCGCAGCTGGACCCTGCGGCAGCAGCTACTCCCGGGTCGGCGTCTACGCCATCTCCAGAGGAGACGGGACCCGCACGGGCACGCTGGAGGTGTACTACAGCTCCAGCGCCCGAAAGAACTGCGCCCTGACCTACGGCTACGGCGCCTACGCCAACACCAGGAGCTGGAAGAGAGTCACGATTTCGAGAGCCGACGGCAGCCAGGAAGACACCGATGCCAACTACTACACGTACTACGCCGGCCCGGTGTACGTCTCGGCCCCTGGCGCGTGTATTGACGTTGCCGGAACGGTACCGGACTGGGTGACCCGCGAGCTCAACAACGTGCACTGCGGCTGA